In one window of Bemisia tabaci chromosome 4, PGI_BMITA_v3 DNA:
- the LOC109037087 gene encoding UDP-glycosyltransferase UGT4 yields MKPVPNLKCAWMLTFLSFTLLRKFECYKILFALPMPNKSHFTTNRVLAEELVRRGHDVTVVTAFPQNGTNYREIMIDMKVFEAVFAGNRELYKKYAKLNPFESLIHRWNVIPRTLDVALSTDAMQSIIHSTDQYDVIMTDLSFYQSCIVALGHKFNAPVINISPTAPSSYAASVSGNPIPFSVVPSKWAALPGGMKFFDRVFNTLISSWDLLGEFFYVQPKQEILMRKHFTYAGSEDLPPLREMLQNVSITLVNSHFSLGIPRSYAPNMVEVGGFHIQPKKRLADNLERFMSKAKNGVAYVSFGTLVQPHHLSSEKLLLIISALRRLKLHVILKCDYLSDADLQNAEGVLLLHWAPQQEILAHPNCVLFVTHGGYNSLIEVTWAGVPVLCIPIFSDQFHNAQIFEESGVGKLLYQDQLTEVILAETVDSIIHDSK; encoded by the exons ATGAAACCCGTACCAAACTTGAAATGTGCTTGGATGTTAACGTTTCTGTCATTCACACTGTtacgaaaatttgaatgttaTAAGATCCTATTTGCTTTGCCAATGCCCAACAAGAGCCATTTCACCACGAACAGGGTCCTTGCAGAGGAACTTGTTCGTAGAGGACACGACGTGACCGTGGTTACAGCATTTCCTCAAAATGGAACAAATTACCGGGAAATTATGATCGACATGAAAGTATTCGAGGCTGTGTTCGCTG GAAATCGtgaattatataaaaaatatgcaaaattgaaTCCGTTCGAGTCACTTATTCATAGATGGAATGTAATACCAAGAACTTTGGATGTAGCGCTGTCAACGGATGCGATGCAATCTATTATTCACTCTACAGATCAGTATGACGTCATAATGACTGATTTGAGTTTCTACCAGTCTTGTATCGTTGCTCTCGGTCACAAATTCAATGCACCGGTGATAAATATTAGTCCAACCGCACCATCCAGCTATGCCGCAA GCGTATCTGGAAACCCTATTCCGTTTTCCGTCGTGCCAAGCAAATGGGCTGCCCTTCCGGGTGGGATGAAATTCTTTGATCGGGTCTTCAACACTCTCATCAGCTCCTGGGATTTACTCGGCGAATTTTTTTACGTGCAGccaaaacaagaaattttgatgagaaagcaCTTCACTTATGCCGGCTCCGAGGATTTACCACCGCTTCGTGAAATGCTCCAAAACGTATCGATCACGCTCGTAAACTCGCATTTCTCACTCGGTATCCCTCGATCCTACGCCCCGAATATGGTAGAAGTCGGTGGATTCCACAttcaaccgaaaaaaaggcTGGCAGAC AATTTGGAAAGATTCATGAGCAAGGCTAAAAATGGAGTGGCTTACGTAAGTTTTGGCACACTAGTGCAACCGCATCATCTGAGCAGCGAGAAATTATTACTAATTATCTCAGCACTACGGAGATTAAAATTACACGTTATTCTGAAGTGTGACTATCTCTCAGATGCTGATCTTCAAAATGCTGAGGGTGTATTACTTTTACACTGGGCTCCTCAACAAGAAATTTTAG CACATCCAAATTGTGTCTTATTCGTGACGCATGGGGGTTACAACAGTTTGATCGAGGTGACATGGGCCGGTGTTCCAGTTCTCTGTATTCCTATCTTCTCTGATCAATTTCACAATGctcaaatttttgaggagagtggCGTTGGAAAGTTATTATACCAGGACCAGCTCACTGAAGTCATTTTAGCTGAGACTGTTGACTCAATAATTCATGATTCTAAGTAA